Proteins encoded within one genomic window of Methanosarcina barkeri str. Wiesmoor:
- the glnA gene encoding type I glutamate--ammonia ligase, protein MVQIKKCITKEDVLEAVKERDVKFIRTQFTDTLGIIKSWAIPVEQLEEAFENGVMFDGSSIQGFTKIEESDMKLVLDPSTFRILPWRPTTGAVARILGDVYLPNGRPFEGDPRYVLKSAIEEAKKMGYSMNVGPELEFFLFKLDANGNPTTELTDHGGYFDFSPLDRAQDVRRDIDYTLERMGFQIEASHHEVAPSQHEIDFRFGDVLSTADNVITFKYVVKSIAYHKGYYATFMPKPLFGVNGSGMHTNQSLFKGDNNVFYDPESADQLSQEAMYYIGGLLNHIIEFAAVTNPVVNSYKRIVPGYEAPVYLTWSAKNRSSLIRIPETRGNGTRVELRCPDPSCNPYLAFALMLRSGLDGIKNKIDPGEPTNTNIFHLTEKEREGKGIRSLPADLKGAIDEMKGSKFVKEVLGEHVFNHYLCAKEMEWDEYKAIVHPWELEKYLHML, encoded by the coding sequence ATGGTGCAGATAAAGAAGTGTATTACCAAAGAAGATGTGTTAGAAGCTGTAAAAGAGAGAGACGTGAAGTTTATCCGGACCCAGTTTACGGATACACTCGGCATCATCAAAAGCTGGGCAATCCCTGTTGAACAGTTAGAAGAAGCCTTCGAAAACGGGGTAATGTTTGATGGGTCTTCGATCCAGGGCTTTACAAAGATTGAAGAATCCGACATGAAACTTGTGCTTGACCCTTCTACTTTCAGAATCCTTCCCTGGAGACCTACAACTGGCGCAGTAGCCAGGATTCTTGGCGATGTGTATCTTCCTAACGGTCGACCGTTTGAGGGAGACCCCAGATATGTTCTTAAGAGCGCAATCGAAGAAGCCAAAAAAATGGGGTACTCAATGAATGTAGGTCCTGAACTGGAATTCTTCCTCTTCAAACTTGACGCAAACGGAAATCCGACCACAGAACTTACTGATCATGGGGGATACTTCGATTTCTCTCCCCTTGACCGTGCACAGGATGTACGTAGAGATATTGACTATACCCTCGAACGTATGGGCTTCCAGATCGAAGCTTCTCATCACGAAGTTGCACCTTCTCAGCATGAGATTGACTTTAGATTCGGTGACGTGCTGAGTACCGCGGACAATGTTATAACTTTCAAATATGTTGTAAAATCAATTGCATATCACAAAGGATATTATGCTACCTTTATGCCAAAACCTCTCTTTGGTGTAAATGGCTCAGGGATGCATACCAATCAATCTCTTTTCAAGGGAGATAATAATGTATTCTACGATCCAGAGAGTGCAGACCAGCTTTCTCAAGAAGCAATGTACTATATTGGTGGTCTGTTAAATCATATTATAGAATTTGCAGCCGTTACAAATCCGGTTGTTAACTCCTATAAGAGAATTGTACCTGGGTATGAAGCACCGGTTTACCTTACCTGGTCTGCAAAGAACAGAAGTTCCCTTATCCGCATTCCTGAAACCCGTGGCAATGGGACAAGAGTTGAACTAAGATGCCCAGATCCATCGTGTAATCCGTACCTTGCCTTTGCCCTGATGCTCAGATCTGGACTTGACGGTATAAAGAACAAGATCGATCCAGGAGAGCCGACTAACACGAATATTTTCCACCTTACGGAAAAAGAAAGAGAGGGAAAAGGTATTCGCTCCCTACCTGCAGACCTTAAAGGTGCAATTGATGAAATGAAAGGCAGCAAATTCGTAAAAGAAGTACTAGGAGAACACGTTTTCAATCATTACCTCTGTGCTAAAGAGATGGAATGGGATGAATACAAAGCAATTGTTCATCCCTGGGAACTTGAAAAATATTTGCATATGCTGTAA